Part of the Aciduliprofundum boonei T469 genome is shown below.
CAACATATTCAATACTCTAATTGTATTGGGAGGTGCCTCTCTATTTAACCCAATAAAGGTCCCTATGAACGATATTGTTTTCAATTCAACATTCTTGGGAATATTCACGGTAGCTGCTGCCCTGATGTGCATAAAGAAGAAGATAAGAAGGTTTGAGGGATTTGCACTAATCCTGCTTTACATCATATTCTTCGTTTTTCTCCTTTACTACTCCTGATTCACATATGATAAAAACTTTGCAAGAGGCATACCTTCATCCCATTTCAGTATGAAATTCCCCTCTCTCGTGACAGGGAGTTTTGGAAGGATATCGTATAGTAGCTTAATCCTACCACTCAAACCCCCCACAGGCAGAGCAAATATTCTCCAAGGATCTCCTCTATAACCTTTTAGACGAAATGCGTATAGTCCAAGTATCTTGGCGCTTTTACACTCTTCCAAGAACCTCTGCGCTTGTTCTTGAGCTCGAGAGCTTGAGTGAGTGAAAATTATAGTTTTACTTGATGATGATTTAACTTCAATGGGAAAAGAATAATCATCCCTTATGGCAACAAGATCCACCCCCAAAGAGCCAGCAGCACGAAGAACCATAAAAGGCTTGAATTTTGAGCTTTCGTACCATCTAAAATCCTCGCCCAAGGACTTTTTGAATTTTGAAATTATCCTATCCTCTCCTGATAGTATGCCTTTGAGTTCCCTCTCATAAATTGAGCCTTTACTTCCCAAACAATCACCAATAGAAAATTGTTAAGAGGCATAAATATCTTTGCGATGATTTTATATACAGAGTAAACAATAAACATTTATGAGTGAAGACCACAAGGATATTAGATATGTCCTGAAAAACTTTTATCGCGTGCCCGTTGAGCATATAATGACCAAGAATCTTTGGGACATGCCTATTCTTCCAAAAGACGCTAGCATTGAAGATGTTCTCTCTATAATGTCTGCAAGGAGGCATGTTTGGATCGTTGATAAGAAAGGCAGCAAGAAAGTTATTGGGATAATTACCGAAAAGGACCTTCTAGATATACTGGCTCCAAAAAGAATACAGCCTTATGTTATTGGAAGTATAGATTTAACCTCTCTTCTGCTTGGTAATGTTAGAAAAGCCGAGGATATAATGTGCAAGAAGCTCATAGTGGCGCATCCAAATGATACAATTGAAGATGCATTAGATAAAATGCGCTCGTTTAGACTCCGCAGATTGCCCGTTGTAAATGAAAAAGGGGAGCTTATGGGAGAATTAACAATAAAATCTCTGATCATACAGTTCCGAAAAGTTCTGAAATGGTACAGAATAACCAAGGATTAATCATTCCATGTTTATCATACTATAATTTCTTTTAGCGGTTTTTCCATTTGGATTAATCTTGATCGCCTTCTTCAAATATTTCTCGGCTTCTTCTTTTTTACCCTTCTTCATCAAAGCTCTCCCCATATTGTTCAGAGCGAGATAACAATCGGGATTTCTTTTCAGAACCTTTGAATATATCTTCATAGCCCTATCCACATCACCTTTTCTATAGTGCAAATTTCCAAGATTGGTGAGATAAACATCATTGTCCTCCATATTAACACTCTCTCTCAAAAATACTTCTGCATCATCAAACTTTCCAAGATGCATAAGCGCTATGCCAATTCCATTAAACAATTTGGCATCCCTGTATCCATTTTCTGATATTTTCCTAAACAGCCCGTAGGCATCTTCCCACTTACCCCTCTCAAGAAGCTTGTATCCCTCATCTATGACTTTCATAATTTTATCTTTTTTAATAGAGGCGTATATCAATCCTACAGCAAATATGACATAAACAATCGTGGAGGCTATTATTATAGCGTTATCGTATATCCCAAAGGAGCCATTGCTCTTTATTTTGAAGATTTCATGGAAGGGCGGTAGAAGGAAGAATGAAATAGACAGGATTATAAAAATCAGATTTCCTTCAAGATCCAGAGTTTTCTTAGAGAGTAAGCAAAGACCTGCAACTATGAGAGCAACGGAGAATATAATTACTCCGTAGTCCATACTCAAAGCATATACATTTAGAAAAGCTTCTATGGGCGGTACTATAGTGAGTATAAGAAATCCCGAAAATATTAGGGCTATATATTCCCATCTTTTATACATTGTCTTCTTGCTAAGAATTAAGATAAGTAGCGAAATGAGAACCACAAGCCCTCCTATAAACCAAGCAAAAAATGTTAATATTACTCCACCGCCGAGAACTATTAATGCAGGCAGGAAGAGTTTATTTATATTACCACTCATAAAAACATAGATAAATGTAATTGCCAGAGATATCAGGCCTAGAAGCATTATACTCTCGGCTGCAAAGATAAACAGATTCGTATTTGGTGGAACTCCTGCAAGATATATAACCCACCCAAACACAACTGTGAGGGTATTAAGTGCCAATATTACGGCAATGTTTTTCTCCATTGCTGGTTATATTGAACACTCATTATTTAAACTTTCTCACCAAAATTTTAATCTTTAATTGCAATAAAGAACTCGGTGAAAGAATGAGCAAATGGGATAAAAAATGGATAATCTTAGGGCACAGGGGATTCAGGAGCAATTTTCCTGAAAATACCTTGAAATCATTTGGAGAGGCCATAAAAGCTGGAGCTGATGGTATAGAGCTTGATGTTTGGCTAAGTTCAGATGGTTATGCAATAATAAGTCATGACGAGGATTTAGAGAGGGTCTCTGGAGTTCATATGAAAATAAAAGATTCTAAATTAGAAGATATAAAAAGCGTGGATATAGGCGAGGGAGAAAGGGTGCCCACATTAGATGAGGTGTTTTCCACATTACCGAAAAATGCCCTAATCAACATTGAAATAAAAGATGTTGATGCTGTGGAAAAAAGTATTGATATAGTTAGGAAATGGAGAGCTGAAGATAGGGTTATGTTCTCATCTTTCAATATCGATGCATTGAGAGAAATTAGAAAAAAAGACGAAGATACGATTATTGGACTGCTAATAGAGAAAAAAGAGACCCTACCAATGATTCCTCAAATAAACAAGGAATTGAAATTATTCTCAGTGAATCTGCCAATTGACGCCATTGAAATATTCTCTTTTGAAAAGTTCAAAAATACTATTTTGTGGGTAAAGGGAATGGGCCTAAAAATCGTGCTCTGGGCTGACAAGGATGAAATTTATTATCTGAACGGAAATATAGATAAATTAAAGGATCTTGTAGATATCGTGATAACGGATAATGTAGTTAAGATGAGAGAGCATCTATCAAAAGATTAAAATCTTTTGAAAAATTAAAGTTCAGTATGATAATAGAGTGCAAAACCCTTGCAAAAGAGATTAGGGAGAATGCAAAAAAAGAGGCAAAAGGTAAAAAATTATGGCTTCACAATATAGTTGTGGGCGAGGATGAGGCTTCTTTGGTTTATGCTCGTTCAAATTTAAAGTTGCTTAGAAAATTAGGTTTTGATGGAAAAATTCATCATTTAGAGGAGGCAAGTGAGAAAGAGTTGCTGGATTTGATTCAAGCATTAAATGAGGATAATTCTATGCATGGTATAATGGTCAATTTTCCACTGCCAGATAACATAGACCCTATGAAAGTCCGTAGCACTATTTCGCCAATAAAAGATGTGGATGGAATAAATCCCATAAACTATGGAAAGCTGCTATTAGGTGAAGAAATATTAACTCCTAACACACCTCGTGCCGTGATAAGAATCCTTGAAAGAGAGACAGAGCTCAGAGGTAAGGATGTTTTGATTATAAACCGCACCCCCGTGGTAGGGAAACCATTATCATTATTGCTCTTAAACAGGGATGCCACTCCCACAATAGCACATTCAAAAACAAGGAATTTGAAGGAGAAGGCACTGGAGGCTGATGTAATCGTTGTGGCTGTGGGTAAGCCGAAATTCTTGAAGGAAGACATGGTTCACGAGGGAGCAATTGTAATCGATGTGGGAATAAATGTGGTTAATGGCAAAATTGTGGGTGATGCAGATTTTGAGAGTATAGAGAAGAAGGCAAAAATCACTCCTGTTCCTGGGGGCGTGGGTACAGTCACAAACGCCTGCTTGATTGAAAATCTAGTAAAGGCAGCAAAGTTGCAGGGAGTCATATGAAATTAATCGCAGAGATGTGGGGAGAAAAAATAGATTTTGCAATAGGGGAGATAAACGGGATATGCGAGGGTGAAGAACTAAACTGCAAAATTATAAATGTGGATTATCCGGTGGTGATCTTAGAAGCTGAGGATTATATTCCAATAAAGAGAGCAGGATTGTTGAGAAGATTATCGAAATTTATCTACTCAGGAAGTAATATTCCAGAGTTGGGAATCGAATTAGAGGATTACGCTATAAGAGTAAGAAAAAATGGAAATTGGAAGGAAAGAGAGATAATAAAATCACTTGCAAGAGGCATAGAAGGAAATGTTAATCTTGAAAATCCAAGAAACATTGTAAGGGTTTATGCTGGAAAAAATTTGCATGTAGGCTTAGAGCTTTATGATTTTGCAGAGCAATCTTTCGAATCTCGCAGAGCAAAAAATCTTCCAATATCCTACCCTATAACGATGCATCCACGGCTTGCACGGGCGATGATAAACCTAGCAAGAGTGAAGAAAGGGGCACGGATATTAGACCCATTTTGTGGTACAGGGAGCATACTGATCGAAGGGGCACTTATAGGTATGAAAATGTATGGGAGCGATATAGACGAGAGAATGCTAAAGGCGTCCCAGACGAATCTCAAAAGATTTGGATTAGAGGCCATATTGGAGAAAAAGGATGTTGGTGAGATTGAAGGTTACTATGGTGCAATTGTCACAGATCCCCCTTATGGCCGCTCATCTTCGTCCATGGGTGAGGGAATCTATAAGCTATACGATAGGGCGTTTAAAAAATTCTCGGAGGTTACATCAAAGGTTGTAATAGCATTGCCAGATGAGAAATCAATCAAAATCGGAGAGAGATATTTCGAGCTTAGAGAATTTTATCCGTACAGGGTGCATAAATCCCTCACAAGATACTTCTTATATTTCCATATTTGACGAGCTCTCGGAACTTTAAGATCTTAATTTGAGCGGTGAGAACTTTAGCTGATTTTCTTGGAACACCTTCTTTTCTCAGGGTTTTGTAGAATATACGCTTGTATTTCTTTGCCTTATGAAGGTAGCCCACATAACTAAAAATAATGGTAATTATTAGGAGGGGTATGTATGCTGTTAGATACAACACCAGTCGTCCCATTATGAAAACCTCAACTCTCTTTTTCTTTCTTTAACTCTTCGTTTACCTCTTTCATTACCTGCTCTGCAATCTCCTCTGGATTCACATTCTCATTCTTCCATTTCCCCCAATTTCCCTCAGAGAGTATCTTCTTTAAAATGCCAACAACATCTCTGCTTTCCATGAATTTCTGAGTCAAAGTGAATGCTTGCTCATTGCTCATACCCGCATCCACCAAGGATTTGTAAAAATTTGCCACCTGTTTGCCAAACTCCTCTGCACTCTGTCCCGAGTAAAGGGCCTCTACAATTTCTCTTATCATTGCAGGTATGAAATCCCTAAGAGTGCTCATCACTTCTTTAAACTCTTCTATATCCTTTTCGTCATCATCCACTTCTTTTCTTTCTTCACTCATATTTATCACCTCCAATTATTCTTTATGGACATCTCCCTTTATATTTATTCCGAGCACTTTTAACCACTTCTTGACTGCATACTCAGATATGGAATATATCCTTTCATTCTTCCTCTCATCGCATTCTACAATTCCTGCCTCTACCAGATTATTCAATTTCTCTCTCACTATACGCCTAGATGCTTTCCCCCGGGATTTCTTCAATTCATCTGTTATCTGTGAGGTATTTAAACTTCCGTAGGAGAAGAGAATCTCGATTATCTCCCGAGAAATTGAATCTTTAATCTCTGGAAAAATTATGGTCGGGCTTATCTTTCCGTATTCCACATATATGTTTATCAATCTCAGATAAGAAGCGAGAATGTGCCTTATGTAAACTAAATAATCATTTTCCAAATATTTTTCAAGCAGATCTTCAACTTTCCTTATCCTCTTCTCCAAATCATCCACAAGTATTTAATGCTGGTCCGTGTATTTATAGGTTTTGAGCAAAATATTTCAGATCTAAACTCCACGCGAAAGTAATAAATAAGAGCTATAAGATGGATAAATATGAAAACTCGTAAAGTATCTTCCATAATAACCTTAATTCTAACAGCTCTGCTATTAGGCACATATATCTTTCAAAATGCACCTACAACTCAAAATTCAAATAAGAACCTCAGACCTCAATGGAACAATGGTGGAGTTAATACTGAAAATCTTCAAGCTTTAGGATATGCAAACAACAGATTTGCGCTTTCTCTATTCAATGAAATATGGGGGCAGGAGAATAACACTTTCTTCTCTCCATTAAGCATATGGATAGTCCTAGCTATGCTGTATGAGGGGGCAGAAGGTGAGAGTGCTGCTCAATTGGAGAAGGTGCTTTATCTACCGAAGAATAAAACGATTCTGCAGGAGAACATAAAGTATCTCCTTGATGAATTGAATAATGGAGGGAATTATACACTAAAAATAGCAAATGCCCTTTGGCCCCAGATAAATTCATCTGTAAAACAAGAGTATGCAGAGGTTCTAGAAAATTACTACTATGCGTATCTTCAGTATCTTAACTATGCCAAAGACCCCGAAAAAGCAATAGAGACGATAAACTCTTGGGTTGAAAATCAAACAAATAGGAAGATAAAAAATTTGCTGCATAAAGGAGATGTTAATCCACAAACAATTCTTGTGCTAACAAATGCTATTTATTTTTATGGATTATGGAATTATCCATTTAACGCTTCCAAAACTAATAATGGGTATTTCCTCACCCCTCATGGAAGGGTAAAGGTAAAGATGATGCACGGTGAATTTACATTGAAATATACGGAAGATAAGAATGCACAAGTGGTGGAGCTTCCATACAAGGGCAAAAATATCTCAATGCTGGTTATCCTTCCTAAAACACAAGATTTTGAAATAAATCTTACCAAGATTCAAAAATGGATAGAGAATCTCAGGGATGCAAGGGTGAATATATCATTTCCAAGATTTGATATGAAGGAGAAATTGAACCTGAAAAATTCCTTGGAAAGATTGGGAATAAAAGATATATTCAATCCAGCCAAGGCGAATTTAAGTGGCATATCCCAATCAATAAGCGTGAGCAATATTGTACATCAAAGCTATGTTAAAGTTGATGAAAATGGAACCGAGGCGGCAGCAGCCACGGGCGTATCCGTTGTAGCAACTGCTTTGCCTCTCTTACCCCATGTCGTCTTCAATGCGGATCATCCATTCTTATTTCTCATAATGGACAAGATAACGGGAAGCATACTCTTTATGGGCTGGGTTGCCTATCCTTCATAGAAAAATGTTAAATCCCATCATTCCATAGGGCGATTATGAAGTATTGCCCAAACTGCGGTGCCAAGCTCAGCGACAATTCTAATTTTTGCCCATTTTGTGGTGCAAAACTTGAAGATTTCATAGTCTATGAAAAGCCCAAAATTGAAATTACCCCCGACTTAATATGCAGGCACTGCGGAAAGGGTAAGCTTATGCTTGTGGATGCAGATAGCGATATCCCATTGTATATGTGTCCACACTGCGGCTGGTATTACGGGGATTTTCTGGGTATTGGAAGAGCAATTTATTACGATTCAATCCATTTAAAAATCGGAAGGATAATAAAAGCGGAGATAAGAATGCGGGGTCATTTAAGGGTAAATATAAAGAGCACTTCAGATTGGGAAGAAGAAGGTCTCACAGAATTGAGCAAATACCTACACGATGATTTGAAAGAATACAGTATATCGGATATAAGAGACGCCCTTGTTTATCTCCTTGAAGAAAATGTCATTAAAAGTTATACGGAAAAAATTGATGATGAATTTATATGGTTCGGGGTGAGATTTGTTGATAGTGATTAAATGGTATGGAGCATTCAAAATTGAAGAAAATACGAAGGAAAAATATATATTTCCCGATGAGCAAAGGGCTGATATTATTGTGAAGATAAGAGAAGGGGATTACAGTGTTCTTCCCTTCGATGATGAAAACATAGTTTTTGAAGGAGAGCTCAAAGATAGGAGTACATTAATATCCACAGCAATAGAGGTTGCCAAGAGGGAGATGAAAGAAAAGCTCGGAGATGATTACATACTCATTGAAAATTTAAACACCTATGATGACCTTATCTCAACGATAAACTTGCTGAATGAAAGGTTATTGGAATGGGATAGAATTGCAGAAATCAAGGGAAAGGATATGAGGAGCGGAGAGATGTTAAAAAAAGAAATTGAAACCCTGGAAAAATTGAAGGAGGATATAGCAGATGAGATTGATGATTTGAGCAATGTTTTATGTCCAAATCTAGCATTCCTTGTAGGGCCAATAATAGCAGCAAGACTTATAGCAAGTGCTGGTGGGTTGAGAAGATTGGCAAATTTACCTGCAAGCACAATACAAGTACTGGGTGCTGAAGAGGCTTTCTTCCGCCATTTGAAATCAGGAGCAAAATGCCCAAAGCATGGCATAATCTTTAGAGTACCGTGGGTTAGAAACTCTCCTAAAAAATTGAGGGGTAAGATTGCTAGAGCCCTTGCGGCAAAGATTGCTATCGCTGCAAAAATTGATTATTACAAAGGAGATTTTATAGGGGATAAATTAAAAGAGGAAATGGAAAAAAGAGTGGAGGAGATAAGAAAATGATAATCATAGATAGAAAAAGTGAGAGAGATTTGTTCTCTCTTATTCAGCAGAATGGCTCTGGCTCCATTGTATCATATTTTGGATATGTAAGAGAAGAAGTTGATGGCAAGATAGTTTCAAATATGCTCTGCAAAAAGAGAGAAGATAGCGTGAAGATAATGGAAAAAATTGAAAATGAGATAAGAGAGGAATTCCCAGTTATAGATGTGATTTTATACCACTCCCTTGGAGATTTAAAGGTAGGCGAGCTAGTTGCCGCGGTAATCGTTTCTTCAGTGCATAGGGCAGAGGGATTTGAGGCGTGCAGATACGGTATTGATAAAATAAAAGAGCTAGAACCTGTGGAAAGGAAAGATATTTTCAAAGAATAGAGGCAATTATTTTAATATCCCTTCTAATTATCCATTGGAGGTTGTTGTATGAGAGTTAGAGTTCATGACGATCTGCTAATCACGGCAGAAGATGAAAGCACCGCATTACTTTTATCTGGAAATGGAAAAGCTATGAGTCCAATGAAAGCTCTACTTGCAAGCTTAGGCGGGTGTACCGGCATTGATGTATTGATGATTTTAAAGAAGATGAGAGAGGATGTAAAGGAGGTAAATGTATACATTGACTACGAAAGGGCAAAAGAATATCCTAAAATTTACACTAAGATAAATCTAAAATATGTGGTAATAGGGAATGTAAAGAAAGAAAGCGTGGAGAGGGCAATAAAATTATCCGAGGAAAAATACTGTTCCGTAAGTGCGATGCTATCTAAAACAACAGAGATAAATAGAAGCTATGAGATAGTAGAAGGATAGTTATGCTCCGGTATTCAAGACAGGAGGGTTTGGTCGACCAAGATAAACTAAAAAATGCAAGTGTTTTAATTGCAGGTGTGGGTGGATTAGGTGGATTCTCATCCATATACCTAGCAGTAGCAGGAGTTGGGAATATAGTAATCGTAGACAAGGATGTTGTGGAAGAAAGCAATTTAAACAGGCAAATTTTATACAGGGAGGGGGACATAGGAAAAAAGAAGGTTATGGTTGCGAGAAAAAGATTGAAAGAGTTAAATCCAGATGTAAAAATAATAGCCATAGATAAGAGTATAGATGAAAAATTTGAAGTTGTTCAAAAAATTGATATTGTTGTAGATGGATTAGATAATTATGAATCTCGTATTGCCTTAGAAAAATTCGCACTTCAAAAACACATCCCCTATGTATTTGGTGCAGTTGAGGGATATATGGGAATGGTAACATTTATTGATGATTCTACAAAAAAATTGGAAGATTTCATACAACATTTTAAGTTAAAAACTCCTCAGGTCCTGGCTTCTACATCTGCATTTACCGCCTCAATTCAATCTATGGAAGTGCTAAAATATTTGAGTAAAAAAGGTGACTTACTTCGCAATCGCTTATTGATATACGATGCCCTTAGCACAAATTTCTTGGAGGTGAAATTATGAGGGTTCATATAAGATACTTTGGAAGATTTGCCGCCGATATTGGTAAGTTCTCAGAGGAAATAGAATTTGATGATAAGGCAACTGTCAAGGATCTCGTTGAATTTCTAAAGAGAAAGTATCCATTCTTAAAAGATGAGGTTATTGAGGTATCTATCAATGGAAAGTATGCCAAGAATGATGATCCTCTCGCTCCTGAAATCTCTGTATTTCCAATAATAAGTGGGGGCTAACTAGGTGACCTTCTCCATCTCATCTTCTACAATGAA
Proteins encoded:
- a CDS encoding DNA methyltransferase; translated protein: MKLIAEMWGEKIDFAIGEINGICEGEELNCKIINVDYPVVILEAEDYIPIKRAGLLRRLSKFIYSGSNIPELGIELEDYAIRVRKNGNWKEREIIKSLARGIEGNVNLENPRNIVRVYAGKNLHVGLELYDFAEQSFESRRAKNLPISYPITMHPRLARAMINLARVKKGARILDPFCGTGSILIEGALIGMKMYGSDIDERMLKASQTNLKRFGLEAILEKKDVGEIEGYYGAIVTDPPYGRSSSSMGEGIYKLYDRAFKKFSEVTSKVVIALPDEKSIKIGERYFELREFYPYRVHKSLTRYFLYFHI
- a CDS encoding molybdenum cofactor biosynthesis protein MoaE, with protein sequence MIIIDRKSERDLFSLIQQNGSGSIVSYFGYVREEVDGKIVSNMLCKKREDSVKIMEKIENEIREEFPVIDVILYHSLGDLKVGELVAAVIVSSVHRAEGFEACRYGIDKIKELEPVERKDIFKE
- a CDS encoding tetratricopeptide repeat protein, giving the protein MEKNIAVILALNTLTVVFGWVIYLAGVPPNTNLFIFAAESIMLLGLISLAITFIYVFMSGNINKLFLPALIVLGGGVILTFFAWFIGGLVVLISLLILILSKKTMYKRWEYIALIFSGFLILTIVPPIEAFLNVYALSMDYGVIIFSVALIVAGLCLLSKKTLDLEGNLIFIILSISFFLLPPFHEIFKIKSNGSFGIYDNAIIIASTIVYVIFAVGLIYASIKKDKIMKVIDEGYKLLERGKWEDAYGLFRKISENGYRDAKLFNGIGIALMHLGKFDDAEVFLRESVNMEDNDVYLTNLGNLHYRKGDVDRAMKIYSKVLKRNPDCYLALNNMGRALMKKGKKEEAEKYLKKAIKINPNGKTAKRNYSMINME
- a CDS encoding CBS domain-containing protein, with amino-acid sequence MSEDHKDIRYVLKNFYRVPVEHIMTKNLWDMPILPKDASIEDVLSIMSARRHVWIVDKKGSKKVIGIITEKDLLDILAPKRIQPYVIGSIDLTSLLLGNVRKAEDIMCKKLIVAHPNDTIEDALDKMRSFRLRRLPVVNEKGELMGELTIKSLIIQFRKVLKWYRITKD
- a CDS encoding OsmC family protein, producing the protein MRVRVHDDLLITAEDESTALLLSGNGKAMSPMKALLASLGGCTGIDVLMILKKMREDVKEVNVYIDYERAKEYPKIYTKINLKYVVIGNVKKESVERAIKLSEEKYCSVSAMLSKTTEINRSYEIVEG
- a CDS encoding winged helix-turn-helix domain-containing protein, with the protein product MDDLEKRIRKVEDLLEKYLENDYLVYIRHILASYLRLINIYVEYGKISPTIIFPEIKDSISREIIEILFSYGSLNTSQITDELKKSRGKASRRIVREKLNNLVEAGIVECDERKNERIYSISEYAVKKWLKVLGINIKGDVHKE
- a CDS encoding glycerophosphodiester phosphodiesterase family protein — protein: MSKWDKKWIILGHRGFRSNFPENTLKSFGEAIKAGADGIELDVWLSSDGYAIISHDEDLERVSGVHMKIKDSKLEDIKSVDIGEGERVPTLDEVFSTLPKNALINIEIKDVDAVEKSIDIVRKWRAEDRVMFSSFNIDALREIRKKDEDTIIGLLIEKKETLPMIPQINKELKLFSVNLPIDAIEIFSFEKFKNTILWVKGMGLKIVLWADKDEIYYLNGNIDKLKDLVDIVITDNVVKMREHLSKD
- a CDS encoding serpin family protein, which gives rise to MKTRKVSSIITLILTALLLGTYIFQNAPTTQNSNKNLRPQWNNGGVNTENLQALGYANNRFALSLFNEIWGQENNTFFSPLSIWIVLAMLYEGAEGESAAQLEKVLYLPKNKTILQENIKYLLDELNNGGNYTLKIANALWPQINSSVKQEYAEVLENYYYAYLQYLNYAKDPEKAIETINSWVENQTNRKIKNLLHKGDVNPQTILVLTNAIYFYGLWNYPFNASKTNNGYFLTPHGRVKVKMMHGEFTLKYTEDKNAQVVELPYKGKNISMLVILPKTQDFEINLTKIQKWIENLRDARVNISFPRFDMKEKLNLKNSLERLGIKDIFNPAKANLSGISQSISVSNIVHQSYVKVDENGTEAAAATGVSVVATALPLLPHVVFNADHPFLFLIMDKITGSILFMGWVAYPS
- a CDS encoding MoaD/ThiS family protein, with amino-acid sequence MRVHIRYFGRFAADIGKFSEEIEFDDKATVKDLVEFLKRKYPFLKDEVIEVSINGKYAKNDDPLAPEISVFPIISGG
- a CDS encoding bifunctional 5,10-methylenetetrahydrofolate dehydrogenase/5,10-methenyltetrahydrofolate cyclohydrolase translates to MIIECKTLAKEIRENAKKEAKGKKLWLHNIVVGEDEASLVYARSNLKLLRKLGFDGKIHHLEEASEKELLDLIQALNEDNSMHGIMVNFPLPDNIDPMKVRSTISPIKDVDGINPINYGKLLLGEEILTPNTPRAVIRILERETELRGKDVLIINRTPVVGKPLSLLLLNRDATPTIAHSKTRNLKEKALEADVIVVAVGKPKFLKEDMVHEGAIVIDVGINVVNGKIVGDADFESIEKKAKITPVPGGVGTVTNACLIENLVKAAKLQGVI
- a CDS encoding HesA/MoeB/ThiF family protein encodes the protein MLRYSRQEGLVDQDKLKNASVLIAGVGGLGGFSSIYLAVAGVGNIVIVDKDVVEESNLNRQILYREGDIGKKKVMVARKRLKELNPDVKIIAIDKSIDEKFEVVQKIDIVVDGLDNYESRIALEKFALQKHIPYVFGAVEGYMGMVTFIDDSTKKLEDFIQHFKLKTPQVLASTSAFTASIQSMEVLKYLSKKGDLLRNRLLIYDALSTNFLEVKL
- a CDS encoding Holliday junction DNA helicase; its protein translation is MGSKGSIYERELKGILSGEDRIISKFKKSLGEDFRWYESSKFKPFMVLRAAGSLGVDLVAIRDDYSFPIEVKSSSSKTIIFTHSSSRAQEQAQRFLEECKSAKILGLYAFRLKGYRGDPWRIFALPVGGLSGRIKLLYDILPKLPVTREGNFILKWDEGMPLAKFLSYVNQE
- a CDS encoding RNA-binding protein; amino-acid sequence: MIKWYGAFKIEENTKEKYIFPDEQRADIIVKIREGDYSVLPFDDENIVFEGELKDRSTLISTAIEVAKREMKEKLGDDYILIENLNTYDDLISTINLLNERLLEWDRIAEIKGKDMRSGEMLKKEIETLEKLKEDIADEIDDLSNVLCPNLAFLVGPIIAARLIASAGGLRRLANLPASTIQVLGAEEAFFRHLKSGAKCPKHGIIFRVPWVRNSPKKLRGKIARALAAKIAIAAKIDYYKGDFIGDKLKEEMEKRVEEIRK
- a CDS encoding zinc ribbon domain-containing protein, yielding MKYCPNCGAKLSDNSNFCPFCGAKLEDFIVYEKPKIEITPDLICRHCGKGKLMLVDADSDIPLYMCPHCGWYYGDFLGIGRAIYYDSIHLKIGRIIKAEIRMRGHLRVNIKSTSDWEEEGLTELSKYLHDDLKEYSISDIRDALVYLLEENVIKSYTEKIDDEFIWFGVRFVDSD